One Coffea eugenioides isolate CCC68of chromosome 2, Ceug_1.0, whole genome shotgun sequence genomic window, aaaaaaagggattcaCAACCCTAGATAGAGAAATTACGTGAGAAAGCAAGAGCGAGAGAGAGACGGAGGCTGAACGAAACTGAAGCTAAATGCCGAAGCTTAACGTTTATGCCCTGAGAATATTGATTAGGACTCCGAACAGTATACTACTGTTGAGGTCAATGTATGCTTTATATGACTGTAATGGAGCTAACTAATCAATAGATTGCTATGTAAtggaaacaaaagaagaaaaattactatagcgatttgatgtatgtgagggaaaaaggtgatagaaaaatgtgttcacgaaaaaTAAGACCATTTTTGGGcggaaaatagcaatccaaacaaggccgaAGCATTTCTTTCTAGACTCTATTTTTATTACCTTCGTCTAGGGAAACGAGTAAACAGGGacaatttttatttgaaattttccAATTGATGATTAATATTGTTCAATATTTATTGTACAGGAATATTTGCTTTTCGATCTATAATTTTCTTCTGTTTGCATCCTCATATAGCTCACTATACCTGAAGATATTCAGTTTTGGTTCTTTCCTGttaaaaaaacactttttttttgtcaatcgtCAACCCTATTTCTACTCCTACTCTATTTTAACCTAACTAGGGGGAGACCCAACTGGGCCTATAGGGATCGATGGGGACAGAACCACCACGCATCCGTCTGGATTTTTTGTTGAAGAGCCACAATTGTGTGCACacatttcaatatttttgacaCAATACCTTGGGCAAGGCACAGCCAGAAATActctagtatatatatatatacatatttccACAGCTATAAATGGAATTAGGAGCTAGCTAAAATTTGGATCTCAGTGCGGTCATCTTCCGTCACTAGTGATGTAATACAAATGGTATAGAAATTTCGTAGGACAGAATGGCTGACCGCTTCACTGATTGTTGATTTGTGGGATTGTATTCTTTTGGTGCTCAGGTAAGTTGACGGGGCCGATGACGAATCTTTCCTCACCAGCACCCAAAAACATTTATTACGACACGTCCAACAGCTTGCTTGGATGATGTCAGGAGAAAAGATGGAGTAAACAAAAGGAACACGGCAgaaaagaataataataatgtaaGAATATTTTAAACCTGCTTCTACTGACAATGAAAAGGATTAATGCTTTTTACATCAACGATATATACTATCGACATTACGTTTGATAAAtgataattatttaaaatttaaatttaattttttcataTTTATCGACATGTATCAAACGgtgataatatatacattgtcaGTATATATAATAAGATTTATTCTAACAAAAATCGTCAAAGTCGATGAATGCAACGAACGAGGAGATGGGAGATGGTTCGAACCCTCTGTCTCCTACATTTTCTTCTTAAACGCCTTTTTGTTAATTAACAAAACAAAGCTTGCTCACAGTCACACACACAGAAAAACCAAGGATAGCGGCTGATTGAACACTTTTAATCCTAAAGTCAGTATCATATTGCCCGACTTTTAAACCTCACACCTCTTGCCCTTCTGACCACGATCTTACCATCAAAATTAGTGAGTGTAGTATAATCACGAAATAAGTGAATAAAAACATGTACGCGGTAATGTAGTAATAGATGGGCTGCAAAAGATGTTTGAACCAGGTGGggctgtaaaaaaaaaaaaaaaaaattcgatcTCGATTTATTAAAGAGTTTGATTCATGTTGGAATTTTGATGAATTTGGTTtgaattcaatcaagaattaGAACTCGACTAAGATATTAAATCGAATTCAAATTTGTACACATCcgatttgatttgtcaagacttgataaaactcaaataactttttatattttatttagaaTTATATTACTATTTTATATAACATTGTCAACCTATCAAATATCCGATCCAATATTCAATCTTAAATTTTAAACTAGTAGTATAAGATTTGAACTCAAGTCCAAAAGCTCAACTAGTAACAATTTAAAAAGTCCGGCTCAACTCTATTTGTTTATTGTCCGATGACAAGTGTAGCATTCAgctttttggtattttttcatTGGGTAACAAGTTTTGGATCTTCTTCATTGTGTGGATCATTTCTTGAATGATTAAGACATTATCTGTCGTATACCTTCCAGGACTGACAAAAATCACGAACTCTTGCATTATTGTAAGTTGATAAGATCGTGAGACCTAGGGAAACGGAACGCGATATGTTGTGTatgacttgaaaaaaaaaatgctaggtGAACTTGCGTAAGTAATAGTAGTAATTTATATTTAGTGGGTCATAGTTTGTAGTAATAGTATATCGAATTATAAATTAATACAACAATATAGAAAAATTGTAAAAGTagacaagaaaaaagaagtatttttttttattttgtcaaaaGGAACCTCAGTTTTATAACACTTTGATACAAGGAAATAACCTCTATTATTATATCACctcaaaaatcatgaaatattTGTCATCATAATATATTTCTCCATCCGTCCAGTTGAAAGTGTcgtattttctttttattttgagatatttcaaaatatttgtcatgttaaaaaaatcaaaacatcTTTTAGTTTCTCTCTTCaatataactattttttttaatcatatacATGAtaccattcaaatttaaattttgatattatgaggataaaattgaaaagcaaaaaaaaattgaaattaaaaatttttccccaagaaaaaaaaaatggccaTTGGATTTGTCGTCCAGACGTTGACAGTTTACATCGTAGTCCTGATCCTTTTGTCCTCACGGCAATCAATAAAGGAGGCCATACATAAATCGTCATTTTCCCCTCCATTATCATAATCATAGAAAAGCAGTCTGGCACTTCTCTCCTTAGTTTTTTCCAAGCTTTAGAAGAAATGGGCAGTAACTCAGTGCCTTGCTCCCTTGTTCATGTTTTTCTAGTCTCCTTCCCGGGCCAAGGACACGTTAATCCGCTGCTTAGACTAGGCAAGCGCCTTGCTGCAAAAGGTCTGCTGGTCACACTCTCAGCACCCGAACTCATCGGAAAAGAGATCCGGAAAGCCAACCAAATGAGCGATGAGCCCACCCCTGTTGGTGATGGAATGATCAGGTTTGAATTCTTTGATGATGAATGGGTAGAGGATGAAAACAAAGCCTTCTGTGTTGGTGAGTACACGAAACATCTTGAGGTCGCTGGCCGGAAAATACTCCCTGGAGTAATCAAGAAACAAGAGGAACAAGGTCTCCCTGTTGCCTGCATAATCAATAATCCATTCATTCCTTGGGTTTCTGATGTAGCCGAGACCCTTCACATCCCAAGTGCTATCCTATGGGTGCAGTCTTGTGCGTGCTTTTCAGCATATTACCACTACTGTCATGGCCTAGCTCCTTATCCCACCGACGCCGAACCCGAAATTGATGTTCAATTGCCATCTATGCCATTGTTGAAGCACGATGAGATTCCTAGTTTCTTGCATCCCACAACTCCTTATCCATTCCTGAGGGAGGCCATCTTAGGTCAGTTCACGAACTTGTCAAAGAGTTTCTGTATATTGATGGACACTTTTCAGGAGCTTGAGCATGATGTCATCAACTACATGGCGAAGCTCTGCCCCGTCAGGCCCATTGGACCTTTATTTAAAAATCCAAAAGCTCCAGCCTCAAACGTCAGTGTTGATATTCTGAAAGCCGATGATTGCATAGGGTGGCTTGACTCCAAACCACCGGCGTCCGTCGTGTACATATCTTTTGGAAGCATTGTTTTCTTGAAGGAAGAGCAAATCGCTGAGCTTGCATACGGACTATTGGATTCCGAGGTGTCGTTCTTGTGGGTTGTTAGGCCTCGAAGCAAGGACTCCGGCTATCAAGAAGTGGTGTTACCAGATGGGTTCCTGGAAAAGGCCGGCGACAAGGGTAAAATTGTGCGATGGAGTCCACAAGAACAAGTCTTGGCACATCCCTCTGTTGCTTGTTTTTTAACTCACTGCGGTTGGAACTCGACGTTGGAATCACTTGCCAGTGGGATGCCGGTTTTGGCTTTTCCTCAATGGGGTGATCAAGTCACTGATGCCAAGTACTTGGTGGATGAATTCAAAGTTGGGATAAGAATGTGCAGAGGTGATGCGGAGAATAAGATTATTGCTAGGGAGGAAGTGGAGAAGTGTTTGCGGGAAGCTACAAGTGGTCCCAAGGCAGCTGAGATGAGAGAGAATGCGATGAAGTGGAAGCAGTTGGCCGCTGATGCGGTGGCCGAAGGTGGTACTTCTGATCGGAATTTGCAGGAGTTCGTTGACCAAATCAGGAGCAGGTGTACCTTGATGCCGCTGGAAAATGGAAAACAACAGTGAATTCCGCGCCATTGACGCTACGTGCCTTGTATCGTAATACGAGCAATACTAGTAATCCtagttcttcttcctttttttctttttttttaaatcctaATTCAATCAGTACTGATCATGAATAAATgctgtatttttctttttttttttttgggttggcgAGTATTTTCTTACACTTTAACATTTCTTGACCATTTCCGacaaataaaagagcaaatcaATGCAAAGAAATGAGGGGTACTTTTTTTGGGCAGATGTACGAAcaacctttaaaaaaaaattgttacttttttgtgaatatatttttttaattaattttttatttatatatatataatcattaCATTaacttttttattaaaaaaaaatcagaaaaatgcAATACAAGGCGACTGGAATTTGTCGTGGTGAACTGATGAATGTTAATGGGCGTGGGCATCGAGTGTACTTTGATTTAGTGAGATTTTATTTTAGGTCATAAATGCATGCTCTCCACCACTTCCACGAAATTTGTCAGATGGGTAGTCACTCCAATCGCCGTTCGAAGCCATCTAGAAACTTTGACTAGGAGGCTCAAAAAACCGTGCGTAGCACGGCTTTAGTGCATATTATAGTGCCCATTTCTAGTTATACTAGAAGGAACCAGGAACCAGGAACCAGGCTGTGCAAGTATAACCTAGGCCTACCTACAAAATTCTaagtaaaattcatcacattataatttgttttcaaataaaaagtaattataattaccaaaaaattagtctaaaaaataaagtttagttTTAGTGAAATGTTCCAAAAGTTTGTTTCAACTTGCTTATCGTGATGTTGTAGAGACTTATCTTGATGTATTGTATAGACAATATCTTTCTGTATTATATAGACAAACAACAGCAAAAGATTCAAAAATCAAATACATGAGAATTGAGAAATGGAAAACCAGTTCAATGTTAACATAAATAGGATTTACTCatataagattaattttttctacactatgtaaaatttgaatttgaatgatAACTacgtaaaatttgaatttgaaattcaactacgtaaaatttgaatttgaaattcaactacgtaaaatttgaatttgaaattcaacttttgtatAGATGTCATTAATctaacggtgatagtgtattcactatcagtatatataagatttactcaatgATATATGCTTCATAAAGCTCAAATATCATGCTATTATAATTACAAATACATAAAATTTCACCGTCATTTCTTTCTCAAACAAGACACTATCATGTAAAAACTACCATCTTACAAATTCACGACAAAACTTGCAAGAAATTCAAACAGAAGACTTttcaatgcataaaaagggtacaAAAATTCAATACCAAAGAAttactaaaaaaaatgcaagattcAATTATACATTGAAAAGGAACTATAACATCATAATtacaaaatacaaattttgcaTTTAGATTTAAAACAAACctcacaaaagaaaaatcagCTTGCAGAACTAAAATAATGAAAGATTAATGAATATTAAGGAGatcaaactaaaataaaaaaatacacCATGGTAACATAATAAAtaggcaaaaaaaaataaaaatgacaaaGGCTAAATAAAATATagttaacaaaaaaatttaaattcatatttgGCAGCTTGAAATGGGAAAAAAATAGGAATAATAAAAATGGAACATACCAGACAGTAAGAATAGTAGTGGTAAAAAATCTATTGCCTATATTTCTCTTTAAAAAATATAGAGATGATTATGAATCATGATTTTGGAACAAAGGAATAAAAGAAACATCCATTCTCGTATAAGAAAAAAATACATTTAGTTAACTTTataggaaaaaggaaaagatgcATCAACTGAGTAAAAGGAGGAAATGCAGAGAAAAATtagaatgaaagaaaaaaagaaagggaaaagcaaaATACTGGATTAAAGAGTTAAAATTGATGGATAAAGAAATGACAGTATAAATCAATTGATCAGTTAACAACAATCACTTAAAAAAATAGTAAGAAAATAATCCTAGTATAATTAATTGTAAAGAAAAATttgaaagggaaaaaagaaagataaacaAAAAAAGAGGGAGATGAGAGTTGAAAGCAGAggtagaaaaaggaagaaaagaagaattagaAGGAATGACGTTTATGATTTTtgactaataaaaaaaaaatagtggaacaaaaattcaactaaaaactaaaactgcCACTTATAAAAAATATAGACAATACATGTGTTAAAAAGATGGGTTGCTATAgtaaattgatttttttcttaTATACAAGGTAGATAAGTGTATTTCTCACAAAGAAACATGTTAGAGTGAAAGGCTGCAAACTGTGAGAAGCGGGAAGGGGaacaggggagggggaaggggcagAGAGGGTGGCGGGGGAGATGGGAGGAAAGGGATGATGGGCATAGGGGTGGCGGGGAGGGAGTGGGAGGGGTGGCGGCCCAAGGGGGGAGGAACGGGGAAGGGAGTGGGAGGGGGGTGACGGGGGAGAGGGGAGGAAAGGGGTAGCGGGGGAGTGagggggagggagagagaggagaaaagaaaaaaaaaagaagagagatgGTACTGGCGGAGGTGCTGAAGGTGGGAGGCAGAGGTAACggggaagggggagggggaaggaagaagaagaagaagaagaagagaggaaagaaaagaaaaaggaaagaaagaaaaagaaaaagaaagagaaaaagaaagaaaaagagagaaaaaaaaaatttcacattacaaaaacttctataaaaaagtttttcaccttacaaaaatttctacaaaaatttttcaaaaatttctacaaaaatttttcaaaaatttctacagtgcactacaataaagttttagacaaactcccaaaaaactcaggttccaaacagacccctaaatgtgaaaaaaatacaaaagtaaTTATGAAAGGCTCAAAAGCATTTATTTGGACCATTATAAACCAAAGGATGAATTAGATATAAATCCAAAGGTCATAACATATATTAAGTGCAAATAACTAATAATATGTATAACTAATACATTAAGTGCAAACCTCCGTCATATTATGAAATAAAGTATGCAAATAACAAATATACTATGAAAAATGGAGGTGATGAAAACAAATATACTATGACATATTTGTTTGTCATTCTTTGTCTTTGGAGCCGGTAATAAAAATCGGAGGTGAAACGTGCTTTATCATGATCACCGTTGTACTTGGATGCAAACTCACTCCTAGAACTAAAAACATGTTCAGGTACAACATTctaccaaataaataaaaataaaagaaaaacctCCTTGCAAAGCAGAATGACATAAACCCTCGTACTTCCAGCTGGGGTGCCTCTACGGTATAAAGTGAGATGAACTTCCCACTGTGGACAGAGCCACCACAATCATAACATCTCGATGTGGGACCATTATCCAAGCCTTGTGGGTTCAACTAAGTTAAGGCAACCGACTGTAGTAAGTGAATTAtgtagtaaaaaaaataaaaaatgtgcGTGACTTTCTAAAGAACAACAATAAATCTAGATATATATTAGACTCAATTGATAAATTAATCATCATCGATTGTTGAATCATACAAATTAAAATAACCTTTTGTGATCATTATCACTATCATTATTATTTATCCGTTAATAGTAATGGATTCTTTTTTTGTTGAAACCCATAGAGTGTTTTATAACTAAAAATATAGATATaggtttatattttttttccctactcttttttctaaattttttcactattttaatttcttctagtactttttaacttttttatttttaattaaaaatatcaATTACATTGGTGAGTAAATATTGATTCCCTATTAAATATAATGGTCAATCACAAAATGAGCCTATGATATCCATTAAGTCATTCCGATTAAGTATTAACCTTAGTCAAATGATAAGTATTAttatgaataattttgaaaCTCATTCCCTGAGGAACCAACTTACCAAATGCCTTCTAAGTACATGAAACAAACTGGCTTATGCTAAACTTGATTGATGGCACAATTTGTGTAGATAAACTTCTTTGTGAAAATTCATGAAATATGCGATGCAATCCCCAAACCAGGATCAATTGtaagtaaagaaaaagaaaagtcaatgAATGATTGCCTAACTGATTCTCATGTTAATACCTAAATCTTTTTTTAAATCTAGTAATATTTCATTagttgacacttgtcacaatTATCATTTGTATCATGGTAGAAATTTTCtttggttcttttctttttattcgaataaaaaatttatttatgaatgtaatctgttttaatttttattacaaTGAAACATTATTATACATGTTTAAACAATATGGAGGAACTTCAACTCCTACATGCACATatccaaaattttaattttcatccAATTTCTAATTACATTTTTGTTCGTAGTACTAACATTTACCACTTTCGTTAATTGCCATATAATGTAATTACATctaaatttttaattctttcatttacttttacacTCTACTTAATTAATTATCCCTCTACAATACTTATGAGTCATTATTTTTTTCGTTTCAAGTACAAAATGACAATTCCTTAAAGACTATCAGgaagtctttttttttgggataatttcagaaacctcctaCAGGGTTTTGGACAATTTCACTCGGCTCCGTTGAGGTTTTCATAATTAAGGAAACCTTCCTTGatgtaataaaaaaataacaatatccTTCATTAATTATCAACTCAATGAAAAATCCTatcaaataataatttaaactACAGTTTTTTTCAATTCCATTTCCCCACCacaagttttacaagtgagaGACCAAACGAGAGTCAAATTACAAAGTACATTTTCCACACATTTCTTGCTAGCTGTGGGTGCCAAAGTACTGGCTGTTGCATCATTTGATTCCTATACGCATTATACAGCAGCAAAAGGACGCAGTATCCTTGCATGCGGTGTTGTCTCGGCAGACTTTACAAAAGGACACAGTAGCATCTCTATTTTTGGTTTGAACAAACCCATCCAAACGTGACGCGTACACTGCAATACCTCTATCAGGCCTCAACCATCACATAGTCGCCTGACCAAACGTGATGTGAGTTAGGACCCGTTTGAAATTTGCGAcagcttatttaaaaaaaatacttctCAAGTAGaacttttaataaaaatatttattaacTGCTccaatgctttttttttttaatcaaaagcACCGGAACCCAGACAGGGCACTAGTAAGTACCAAATTTTCTGAATGACTTCAAGAACCTAATCATGTTATCATACAAGTCTTCCTTTGATCTTACACTCAGGAGGAAGTCTATGTGACCGTATTCCTCAAGAAAAAGCACCTCTGGCTGTCTTTTCAGTTCCTGCAATGTGCGATTCACATCAGTAACGTCAGCTAATGCATCGTTACCCCCATAAGCTATCCACAATGGTAAAGAATTCGGAATGCTGCTAACATCAAATGCTGGAGGCCGAAACCGTCCATAGCGTATCAGGTTCTTAAAGATTCCGTAATCATACTTTCTGAAAGTACCTTCACGGATCACTGGAAAATAAACACAATTCAATGGGTAGGAACTAGGAGAGTAAGAGCGAATGTATGagaaaaaatgaggaaaaaagCTACACAGACTTAGCCTGATATAGCAAGTTTGAATAACTTCAGCAAACCAAAAGGCCAAAGACAATGATATCCTGCTAGTGCATACTTTGAAAAAGATGATTCAGATTCTTTGAGGATGTAGGTTGAGGTTCATATTCGAGATAGAAATCGATCCGGGAGTTGTTGAAGCAACAGTTCTTTCCTGAAAGGTTAATCCACCATTTAATAAGATACAGATTGCAATATAATAGTTTAACCATTCTAAACACTGAAATAATTACTTCCCAACTTGCTCTACAGTGCTAGATTGCTAGCAGAAAAGTTTGTCgtgaaaggaaattttttttttttttaaaggccAAATAACAGAACATGAATAAGGACCTGTAACCGGAGTAAGCAACTCATTGCAATTCACATATTCACCGCATAATATATCCATCATATGGGTGCTGCAGTCACTGAATAGATAACAGAACATGCCAGAAAGGATTATATAAACCGAAGATATGTGGAAACCTGACCGAAAGAAAGAGCCAAAATTAATAAGACCTTTTGAAAATAAGTTCATGAATGCCCATCACACATAACACCTGCTTAGAGAAAAATGACAACTTAAGCACACTGACAAATAAGCCCTGATGGGAATGCTCAAAAAGAAACCACACAAACCTCATCAATATGCATTTTCACTAATCTTAGGACAAAAGACGAACTTATATGATCCAAATATGAGATAGGAGAAAGAAGCGCAGCAGCTTCAACCATTGATACTATATGTGGTTGAGTAAAGGCAGCCAGAGACATTATTGTTCCCTGCAAAATAAAGCAAAGGACATAGAATAtcagaaaaacaaaaaccaaCAACAAAATGAAGATATAACATAGTTCTCAAGAGATTCAAGACCTGTGAATGACCAACAATAAATATTTTTGAGTTGGT contains:
- the LOC113762147 gene encoding gallate 1-beta-glucosyltransferase-like translates to MGSNSVPCSLVHVFLVSFPGQGHVNPLLRLGKRLAAKGLLVTLSAPELIGKEIRKANQMSDEPTPVGDGMIRFEFFDDEWVEDENKAFCVGEYTKHLEVAGRKILPGVIKKQEEQGLPVACIINNPFIPWVSDVAETLHIPSAILWVQSCACFSAYYHYCHGLAPYPTDAEPEIDVQLPSMPLLKHDEIPSFLHPTTPYPFLREAILGQFTNLSKSFCILMDTFQELEHDVINYMAKLCPVRPIGPLFKNPKAPASNVSVDILKADDCIGWLDSKPPASVVYISFGSIVFLKEEQIAELAYGLLDSEVSFLWVVRPRSKDSGYQEVVLPDGFLEKAGDKGKIVRWSPQEQVLAHPSVACFLTHCGWNSTLESLASGMPVLAFPQWGDQVTDAKYLVDEFKVGIRMCRGDAENKIIAREEVEKCLREATSGPKAAEMRENAMKWKQLAADAVAEGGTSDRNLQEFVDQIRSRCTLMPLENGKQQ
- the LOC113761077 gene encoding triacylglycerol lipase 1-like, yielding MERLVTLLLLSVLLLSSAGESARVSKIRLPNSPADGLCAHLIQPYGYPCSEHTAQTNDGYLLGLQRVASNSRYLRRQYCPPVLLLHGLMMAGDAWFLNSPNQSLGFILADHGFDVWAGNVRGTRWSRRHVHLTEKDKDFWDWSWQELALYDLEGMARYIYNITNSKIFIVGHSQGTIMSLAAFTQPHIVSMVEAAALLSPISYLDHISSSFVLRLVKMHIDEVLCVMGIHELIFKSDCSTHMMDILCGEYVNCNELLTPVTGKNCCFNNSRIDFYLEYEPQPTSSKNLNHLFQMIREGTFRKYDYGIFKNLIRYGRFRPPAFDVSSIPNSLPLWIAYGGNDALADVTDVNRTLQELKRQPEVLFLEEYGHIDFLLSVRSKEDLYDNMIRFLKSFRKFGTY